The Ziziphus jujuba cultivar Dongzao chromosome 7, ASM3175591v1 genome includes a region encoding these proteins:
- the LOC107423893 gene encoding sm-like protein LSM1B, translated as MSWTGAEDVFLSTSLASYLDKKLLVLLRDGRKLLGLLRSFDQFANVVLEGACERVIVGDLYCDIQLGLYVIRGENVVLIGELDSDKEELPPHMTQVSEADIRKAQKAEKDATDLKGTMRKRMEFLDFD; from the exons ATGTCTTGGACTGGTGCAGAGGACGTTTTTCTTTCCACTTCGCTTGCAAGCTATCTTGACA aGAAACTTCTTGTCTTGTTACGAGATGGTCGAAAGCTCTTGGGGTTACTACGATCTTTTGATCAATTTG CTAATGTTGTTCTTGAAGGTGCGTGTGAACGAGTTATTGTTGGTGATCTTTACTGTGATATCCAATTAGGTCTGTATGTGATCCGTGGGGAGAATGTTGTCTTAATCGGCGAGCTG GACTCGGATAAGGAGGAGCTTCCCCCACATATGACTCAGGTGTCAGAAGCGGATATAAGAAAG GCTCAGAAAGCAGAAAAGGATGCTACAGATCTGAAGGGAACTATGAGAAAAAGAATGGAGTTCCTTGATTTTGATTAA